A segment of the Mesotoga sp. UBA6090 genome:
CGTGAGTGCAATGATGACGGTATTTAGAAAGGCTTTCCAAATATCGGCCTGTCTGAATAACTCGGAGTACCACTTCAGAGTAAAACCTGTCCAAGCAACACCTTGTCTTGCACTGTTAAAGGACAGTACGACAAGGGCAACAATGGGAAGGTATAGGAAGACGAAGGTAAGAGTTGTAACCGTTAAAGAAAATCTCCGCTTTCCAATTACTTTCTTGGTTTCCATCAGATCTCTTCCTCTCTCATGTAGCTCTCTCGGATTGTGAGCCTTCTCTTGCTCTGTATCTTGTTTATTCTCATGTAAATCAGAAGGCCCAACGTAGATATCAACAGGAAGATCATTGATATAGCCGAGGAAGAAGGCCAATCTCTAGCCACAGTAAGCTGTCTGGCAATTAGGTTTCCAAGCATAGCTCCATCAGTTCCGCCGACCAGGTCGGGAATCGCGTACGAGCCGAGGGCGGGAATGAATGCCAGAATGATTCCCGCAATAATCCCTCCTTTAATAGAAGGAATAAGAACCTTGAAGATGGCTTCTGTTCTATTCGCTCCGAGATCCATAGCAGCCTCAATGAGCCGGAAGTCGAACTTCTCTATAGCACTATAAAGCGGAAGAATCATGTAGGGAAGGTACATATACACGATGACAAGGATGACCGCCCCCGGTGTATACATGAGAGTAAGAGGCTCTTCAAGACCGAGCATTTGCAGGAAAGAGTTTATAACGCCGT
Coding sequences within it:
- a CDS encoding ABC transporter permease, giving the protein MKSKRNLAGFFVSMPGILWLTVFFLIPYFIIILYSFLTSGIYGGVELPFTLEAYTRMLGNAGYWRILWKTVWISLVATVICLGIGLPTAYFIATSKRSNIYLTLVIVPFWTNFLVRIFGWMVILGRNGVINSFLQMLGLEEPLTLMYTPGAVILVIVYMYLPYMILPLYSAIEKFDFRLIEAAMDLGANRTEAIFKVLIPSIKGGIIAGIILAFIPALGSYAIPDLVGGTDGAMLGNLIARQLTVARDWPSSSAISMIFLLISTLGLLIYMRINKIQSKRRLTIRESYMREEEI